One genomic region from Knoellia sp. p5-6-4 encodes:
- a CDS encoding YraN family protein, with product MDEKAAPAATLALGRYGEDLAARYLAERGMEVLDRNWRCEHGEIDLVALDGDCLVVCEVKTRRSTAFGEPVEAVTWRKAARLRRLASAWLAHHELRPAALRIDVVGVLRPRSGPAALRHVRGVG from the coding sequence ATGGACGAGAAGGCAGCACCCGCGGCGACCCTCGCTCTCGGGCGCTACGGCGAGGACCTCGCGGCGCGATACCTCGCCGAGCGCGGCATGGAGGTGCTCGACCGCAACTGGCGGTGCGAGCACGGCGAGATCGACCTGGTCGCCCTCGACGGCGACTGCCTCGTGGTGTGCGAGGTCAAGACGCGCCGGAGCACCGCCTTCGGTGAGCCCGTGGAGGCGGTGACGTGGCGCAAGGCGGCTCGGCTGCGCCGGCTGGCCTCCGCCTGGCTGGCACACCACGAGCTGCGACCGGCCGCGCTGAGGATCGACGTGGTGGGCGTGCTGCGCCCCCGCTCCGGTCCTGCCGCCCTGCGCCACGTGCGAGGAGTGGGCTGA
- a CDS encoding M23 family metallopeptidase: MVTLAPALLSAATLALGAVTLAPPATTEPARSVAPAPPPAAVLTAARPHPPDATDVGLGSPGLAPRGGWRWPLEPQPAVTRAFRAPLSTWGRGHRGVDLRAGAGQLVLAAAAGRVTHVGVVAGRGTVTLLHAGGVRTTYEPVEAGVRTGDAVSSGQVIGVLQPGGSHCRGCLHLGAVRGGVYLDPLRLLRPSRVVLLPLTDP, from the coding sequence ATGGTGACCCTCGCCCCGGCCCTGCTGTCCGCCGCCACCCTGGCCCTCGGCGCGGTCACGCTCGCGCCGCCCGCGACCACTGAACCGGCTCGGTCGGTTGCACCTGCACCGCCGCCGGCAGCCGTGCTGACCGCGGCACGGCCCCACCCGCCGGATGCAACCGATGTCGGGCTCGGTTCGCCCGGCCTGGCACCACGAGGCGGGTGGCGCTGGCCGCTCGAGCCGCAACCTGCCGTGACCAGGGCGTTCCGGGCCCCTCTGAGCACGTGGGGTCGGGGTCATCGTGGCGTCGACCTGCGGGCGGGTGCAGGGCAACTGGTGCTGGCGGCCGCCGCCGGACGGGTCACCCACGTGGGAGTCGTCGCGGGCCGCGGCACCGTGACCCTGCTGCACGCAGGGGGTGTCCGCACGACCTACGAACCCGTGGAGGCCGGCGTGCGGACCGGCGACGCGGTCTCGTCAGGCCAGGTCATCGGGGTGCTGCAGCCGGGCGGCTCGCACTGCCGAGGGTGCCTGCACCTCGGGGCGGTCCGAGGAGGGGTGTACCTCGACCCGCTCAGGCTCCTGCGGCCGAGCCGGGTCGTCCTGCTGCCGCTGACCGACCCCTGA
- a CDS encoding YifB family Mg chelatase-like AAA ATPase has product MGLGRTRSVALTGLDGALVQVEADIAQGLPHFAVSGLPDTACLQSTDRIKAGTANSGLPLPQRRITVNLSPASIPKAGTAFDLAIAVAALVAAQVLPADAAEEVVHLGEVGLDGSIRAVRGVLPSVLAAAAHGVQDVVVPLANASEASLVPGVRVHAVPDLATLRERYARALGGRLPVVPLGEAEAGQTSPAAVKDLADVVGQPEARMALELAAAGGHHLFLMGPPGAGKTMLAERLASVLPRLEPQQSLEVLAVRSLLGPVPDALAVVGTPPFVAPHHSASTAAIVGGGSGAIRPGAVSQAHHGVLFLDEAPEFKVTTLQALRQPLESGEVWVSRARSSVRFPARFQLVMAANPCPCGLGFGKGAECSCRPQAKRAYAAKLGGPLLDRVDLQVAMPAINLAALGEGVGETSSVVGARVEQARALQAARWEGASWSLNGQAAGSALRRAPYRLSRAVTADLDRALDRGLITLRGYDRVLRLGWTVADLAGHAAPTRDDLGLALTLRNQGPVAA; this is encoded by the coding sequence ATGGGCCTGGGCCGCACACGGTCGGTGGCGCTCACGGGACTCGACGGCGCCCTGGTGCAGGTCGAGGCCGACATCGCGCAGGGGCTGCCGCACTTCGCGGTGAGCGGGCTGCCCGACACCGCGTGCCTGCAGTCCACCGACCGCATCAAGGCAGGCACCGCCAACAGCGGCCTGCCGCTGCCACAGCGCCGCATCACGGTCAACCTCTCGCCGGCCTCGATCCCCAAGGCCGGCACCGCCTTCGACCTGGCGATCGCGGTGGCGGCACTCGTGGCCGCGCAGGTGCTGCCCGCCGATGCCGCCGAGGAGGTGGTGCACCTCGGCGAGGTGGGGCTCGACGGGTCGATCCGGGCGGTGCGCGGCGTCCTGCCGAGCGTGCTGGCCGCCGCCGCGCACGGCGTGCAGGACGTGGTGGTGCCGCTGGCGAACGCCTCCGAGGCGTCGCTGGTCCCCGGTGTGCGGGTGCACGCCGTGCCCGACCTGGCCACGTTGCGCGAGCGGTACGCCCGGGCCCTCGGCGGACGGCTGCCCGTCGTGCCGCTGGGCGAGGCCGAGGCCGGGCAGACATCGCCCGCGGCCGTGAAGGACCTCGCCGACGTCGTCGGGCAGCCGGAGGCCAGGATGGCCCTCGAGCTGGCCGCCGCAGGGGGCCACCACCTCTTCCTCATGGGACCCCCCGGAGCAGGCAAGACGATGCTGGCCGAGCGTCTCGCCTCGGTGCTGCCCCGGCTGGAGCCGCAGCAGTCCCTGGAGGTGCTCGCCGTCCGCTCGTTGCTCGGGCCGGTGCCCGACGCCCTGGCGGTCGTGGGCACGCCGCCCTTCGTGGCACCCCACCACAGCGCGTCCACGGCAGCCATCGTCGGCGGCGGCAGCGGTGCCATCCGGCCGGGCGCCGTGTCGCAGGCACACCACGGCGTGCTGTTCCTCGACGAAGCGCCCGAGTTCAAGGTGACCACCCTGCAGGCCCTGCGCCAGCCGCTGGAGTCCGGCGAGGTGTGGGTCTCCCGGGCCCGTTCGTCCGTGCGGTTCCCCGCCCGGTTCCAGCTCGTGATGGCAGCCAACCCGTGCCCGTGCGGCCTGGGGTTCGGCAAGGGGGCCGAGTGCTCCTGCCGGCCGCAGGCGAAGCGGGCGTACGCGGCCAAGCTGGGCGGGCCACTGCTGGACCGGGTCGACCTCCAGGTCGCGATGCCCGCCATCAACCTGGCCGCCCTCGGGGAGGGGGTGGGCGAGACCAGCTCGGTCGTCGGGGCACGGGTGGAGCAGGCCCGTGCGCTGCAGGCCGCTCGATGGGAGGGGGCGTCCTGGTCGCTCAACGGGCAGGCTGCCGGCAGTGCGCTCCGACGCGCTCCCTACCGGCTCTCGCGGGCCGTCACCGCCGACCTCGACCGGGCGCTCGACCGCGGGCTGATCACCCTGCGCGGATACGACCGGGTGCTGCGGCTGGGCTGGACCGTGGCTGACCTCGCCGGCCATGCCGCGCCCACCCGCGACGACCTCGGCCTCGCCCTGACCCTGCGCAACCAGGGCCCGGTGGCGGCGTGA
- a CDS encoding tyrosine recombinase XerC → MSDATTEAVEGFARHLRSERGRSEHTTRAYLGDVRSLLGFLEEQCGVNELADVTLRDLRSWLAHLADSGAARATIARRSAAARTFLGWATRTGRIPSDPSVRLAAPKRQRHLPGVLKQAEASALLDVAAVAADDEDPMHLRDRAVLELLYASGIRVGELAALDVDDLDLAGGVVRVMGKGAKERTVPFGGPARDALDRWLRHGRPQVVTGQSGPAVFLGRRGRRVDPRQVRTAVHRLLAHVPDAPDVGPHGLRHSTATHLLEGGADLRLVQEMLGHASLATTQIYTHVSVDRLKQSYRQAHPRA, encoded by the coding sequence GTGAGCGACGCGACGACCGAGGCGGTGGAGGGGTTCGCCCGGCACCTGCGCTCCGAGCGCGGGCGCTCCGAGCACACCACGAGGGCCTACCTCGGCGACGTGCGCAGCCTGCTCGGCTTCCTGGAAGAGCAGTGCGGGGTGAACGAGCTGGCCGACGTCACGCTCCGCGACCTGCGCTCCTGGCTGGCGCACCTCGCCGACTCCGGTGCGGCCCGCGCCACCATCGCCCGGCGCTCCGCGGCTGCGCGCACCTTCCTCGGCTGGGCCACCCGCACGGGGCGCATCCCCAGCGACCCGTCGGTGCGCCTCGCAGCTCCCAAGCGTCAGCGCCACCTGCCCGGCGTCCTCAAGCAGGCAGAGGCGAGTGCGCTGCTCGACGTGGCGGCCGTCGCCGCCGACGACGAGGACCCCATGCACCTGCGCGACCGGGCCGTCCTGGAGCTGCTCTACGCCAGCGGCATCCGCGTCGGCGAGCTCGCCGCGCTCGACGTCGACGACCTCGACCTCGCCGGGGGTGTCGTGCGCGTCATGGGCAAGGGCGCCAAGGAGCGCACGGTGCCGTTCGGCGGACCCGCCAGGGACGCCCTCGACCGGTGGCTGCGCCACGGCCGTCCCCAGGTGGTCACCGGGCAGAGCGGGCCGGCCGTCTTCCTCGGCCGGCGGGGGCGCAGGGTCGACCCCCGGCAGGTGCGCACCGCGGTGCACCGGCTGCTCGCCCACGTGCCGGACGCCCCGGACGTCGGCCCCCACGGGCTGCGCCACAGCACGGCAACCCACCTGCTCGAGGGAGGCGCCGACCTGCGCCTGGTCCAGGAGATGCTGGGCCACGCCTCGCTCGCCACGACGCAGATCTACACGCACGTCTCCGTCGACCGGCTCAAGCAGTCCTACCGCCAAGCCCACCCACGAGCCTGA
- a CDS encoding pyridoxal phosphate-dependent aminotransferase: protein MGTPLVARMRGFGTTIFAEMSALAADTGAINLGQGFPDTDGPAQMLEAARAAIASGRNQYPPGPGVPELLEAVAAHQWRFYGIHLDPASEVLVTVGATEAIAATVLALCEPGDEVVTFEPYYDSYAATIALAGAVRRTSVLRFPDFAVDEASLRAAFSDRTRLVLLNTPHNPTGKVFTRDELELVCALAREHDAWVVTDEVYEHLVFDGLEHVPVATLPGMAERTLTISSAGKTFSATGWKVGWVTGPAEAVAAVRTVKQFLTYVGSGPFQPAVALALGLGEEVYAGLATALQAKRDLLVQGLRSAGLEVAVPSGTYFVVADAAPLGAASGLELCRRLPSLAGVVGVPVSVFHDDPDAAATLVRFAFCKRDEVLTEAVARLSRAGTSA, encoded by the coding sequence ATGGGCACTCCCCTGGTGGCACGGATGCGCGGCTTCGGCACGACCATCTTCGCGGAGATGTCGGCGCTGGCCGCCGACACCGGCGCCATCAACCTCGGCCAGGGCTTCCCCGACACCGACGGGCCTGCTCAGATGCTCGAGGCTGCCCGGGCGGCGATCGCCTCCGGCCGCAACCAGTACCCGCCCGGCCCCGGCGTCCCTGAGCTCCTCGAGGCCGTCGCAGCGCACCAGTGGCGCTTCTACGGCATCCACCTCGACCCGGCGTCGGAGGTGCTGGTGACGGTCGGGGCCACCGAGGCGATCGCCGCCACCGTGCTCGCCCTCTGCGAGCCCGGCGACGAGGTGGTCACCTTCGAGCCCTACTACGACTCGTATGCCGCCACGATCGCCCTCGCCGGCGCCGTGCGCCGCACATCGGTGCTCCGGTTCCCCGACTTCGCCGTGGACGAGGCCTCGCTGCGGGCGGCGTTCTCCGACCGGACCCGCCTGGTGCTGCTCAACACGCCGCACAACCCCACCGGCAAGGTGTTCACCCGGGACGAGCTGGAGCTGGTCTGTGCGCTGGCGCGCGAGCACGACGCCTGGGTCGTCACCGACGAGGTCTACGAGCACCTGGTCTTCGACGGCCTGGAGCACGTCCCCGTGGCGACCCTGCCCGGCATGGCCGAGCGCACCCTGACGATCTCCTCGGCGGGCAAGACGTTCTCCGCCACGGGCTGGAAGGTCGGCTGGGTCACCGGCCCGGCGGAGGCGGTGGCCGCGGTCCGCACCGTCAAGCAGTTCCTCACCTACGTCGGCTCGGGTCCGTTCCAGCCGGCGGTCGCGCTGGCCCTCGGGCTGGGCGAGGAGGTGTATGCCGGGCTGGCCACGGCGCTGCAGGCCAAGCGCGACCTGCTCGTGCAGGGCCTCCGCTCGGCGGGGCTGGAGGTGGCGGTGCCGTCGGGCACCTACTTCGTGGTGGCCGACGCCGCGCCCCTCGGGGCTGCCAGCGGGTTGGAGCTCTGCCGCCGGCTGCCGTCGCTGGCCGGGGTGGTCGGGGTGCCGGTGTCGGTGTTCCACGACGACCCCGACGCTGCTGCGACCCTGGTCCGGTTCGCCTTCTGCAAGCGGGACGAGGTCCTCACCGAGGCGGTGGCCCGGCTGTCGCGGGCCGGGACCAGCGCCTGA
- a CDS encoding DUF3152 domain-containing protein → MSQPHRRPRHRSVSRTIRLRRTVLGVVVLALVAVTTVRLVSREDATEVAAAAADRLPGVQATATAPAPPAPQASTPSQTPPPDSQDGSTTTEAPRRTEIAVPQDGTGKIRVVSVPGPQSTAQGREVRYTVEIEQGLGIDEAEVARTVRTVLLDKRGWQQEDGIRFVNVSPSEERAGSHVDIRVTLASPGLTDRLCAPLRTLSKVSCWNNGRSVLNLRRWMLGDDSYGEDVERYRIYQVNHEVGHGLGHQHQSCPGQGERAPIMVQQTLGLQGCKPWPYPVGA, encoded by the coding sequence GTGAGCCAGCCACATCGTCGACCACGGCACCGGTCGGTCAGCCGCACCATCCGGCTGCGTCGCACCGTGCTCGGCGTCGTGGTCCTCGCTCTCGTCGCGGTGACCACCGTGCGGCTGGTCTCGCGCGAGGACGCCACCGAGGTGGCTGCGGCCGCGGCCGACCGGCTTCCCGGCGTGCAGGCGACGGCCACCGCGCCCGCACCCCCAGCGCCCCAGGCGTCGACGCCGTCGCAGACGCCGCCCCCGGACAGCCAGGACGGCTCGACCACCACCGAGGCTCCGCGTCGCACGGAGATAGCCGTCCCCCAGGACGGCACGGGGAAGATCAGGGTCGTCAGCGTCCCCGGGCCGCAGTCGACGGCGCAGGGCCGCGAGGTGCGCTACACCGTCGAGATCGAGCAGGGCCTCGGCATCGACGAGGCCGAGGTGGCCAGGACCGTGCGCACCGTGCTGCTCGACAAGCGGGGCTGGCAGCAGGAGGACGGCATCCGCTTCGTCAACGTCAGCCCCTCCGAGGAACGGGCGGGCTCCCACGTCGACATCCGGGTCACCCTGGCGAGCCCCGGCCTCACCGACCGCCTCTGTGCACCGCTGCGGACGCTCTCGAAGGTCTCCTGCTGGAACAACGGGCGCTCGGTGCTGAACCTGCGCCGCTGGATGCTGGGGGATGACAGCTACGGCGAGGACGTGGAGCGCTACCGGATCTACCAGGTGAACCACGAGGTCGGCCACGGACTGGGGCACCAGCACCAGTCCTGCCCCGGCCAGGGCGAGCGGGCCCCCATCATGGTCCAGCAGACGCTCGGCCTGCAGGGATGCAAACCTTGGCCGTACCCCGTGGGCGCCTGA
- a CDS encoding antibiotic biosynthesis monooxygenase, with amino-acid sequence MPETPAAPDSTARHPVTVAITRRVRPEDELLMQAWVHAGTSMAERFPGFLGTGWVRPAADSSDWHMLYRFDSPETLQGWESSPERTRWLRSAQDLVEHTRVEHRTGIEGWFDEPRERSVSDLPPPAPPRWKQAVVIWVAFFPTNLLFTWLLTPLLGHWPLVLRVLVSTLLLTPLMTYLVLPQVTRLLQPWLSGRRARTRRS; translated from the coding sequence ATGCCTGAGACACCCGCCGCCCCCGACAGCACCGCCCGCCACCCGGTCACCGTCGCGATCACCCGCAGGGTGCGCCCCGAGGACGAGCTGCTCATGCAGGCGTGGGTGCACGCCGGCACCTCCATGGCCGAGCGCTTCCCCGGCTTCCTGGGCACCGGATGGGTGCGGCCGGCTGCGGACTCCTCCGACTGGCACATGCTCTACCGCTTCGACTCCCCCGAGACCCTGCAGGGCTGGGAGAGCTCGCCCGAGCGGACCCGCTGGCTGCGCTCGGCGCAGGACCTCGTGGAGCACACCCGGGTCGAGCACCGCACGGGAATCGAGGGCTGGTTCGACGAGCCCCGCGAGCGCTCGGTGAGCGACCTCCCGCCCCCTGCTCCCCCGCGGTGGAAGCAGGCGGTGGTCATCTGGGTGGCGTTCTTCCCGACCAACCTGCTCTTCACGTGGCTGCTGACGCCCCTGCTGGGGCACTGGCCGCTGGTGCTGCGGGTCCTCGTCTCCACGCTGCTGCTGACCCCGCTGATGACCTACCTCGTGCTGCCGCAGGTGACCCGCCTGCTGCAGCCCTGGCTGAGCGGCCGCCGGGCTAGAACCCGGCGTTCCTGA
- the tsf gene encoding translation elongation factor Ts: MANYTAADIKALREQTGAGMLDVKKALEEADGDRAKATEILRVKGLKGVTKREGRTTSNGLVAARVEDGVGTLVEVLCETDFVAKGEKFGELSQQVLDQAVASGAADADSLLGSTLADGRTVQQLLDEANATIGEKIEVKRVARLEGGTVVSYLHKTSPDLPAQIGVLFATEGGDEQVGRDVAMHIAAFSPSVLTREEVDSETVENERRVAEATAKEEGKPEAALPKIVEGRVNGYFKENVLLEQPFAKDAKKTVAKVLEEAGAKAQAFARFRVGS, translated from the coding sequence ATGGCGAACTACACCGCCGCTGACATCAAGGCGCTGCGCGAGCAGACCGGCGCCGGCATGCTCGACGTCAAGAAGGCTCTCGAGGAGGCTGACGGCGACCGCGCCAAGGCCACCGAGATCCTGCGCGTCAAGGGCCTGAAGGGCGTCACCAAGCGCGAGGGCCGCACCACCTCCAACGGCCTGGTGGCCGCCAGGGTCGAGGACGGCGTGGGCACCCTCGTCGAGGTCCTCTGCGAGACCGACTTCGTCGCCAAGGGCGAGAAGTTCGGCGAGCTGTCCCAGCAGGTGCTCGACCAGGCCGTCGCCTCCGGCGCGGCCGACGCCGACTCCCTGCTGGGGAGCACCCTGGCCGACGGCAGGACCGTCCAGCAGCTGCTCGACGAGGCCAACGCCACCATCGGCGAGAAGATCGAGGTCAAGCGGGTCGCCCGCCTCGAGGGCGGCACCGTCGTGTCCTACCTGCACAAGACCAGCCCCGACCTGCCCGCGCAGATCGGTGTGCTGTTCGCCACCGAGGGTGGCGACGAGCAGGTCGGCCGCGACGTCGCGATGCACATCGCCGCGTTCAGCCCGTCGGTGCTGACCCGCGAGGAGGTCGACTCCGAGACGGTCGAGAACGAGCGCCGTGTCGCCGAGGCCACCGCGAAGGAGGAGGGCAAGCCCGAGGCTGCCCTGCCGAAGATCGTCGAGGGTCGTGTCAACGGCTACTTCAAGGAGAACGTCCTGCTCGAGCAGCCGTTCGCCAAGGACGCCAAGAAGACCGTCGCCAAGGTCCTCGAGGAGGCCGGCGCCAAGGCCCAGGCCTTCGCCCGCTTCCGCGTCGGTTCCTGA
- the rpsB gene encoding 30S ribosomal protein S2: MAVVTMRQLLESGVHFGHQTRRWNPKMKRFIMTERNGIYIIDLQQSLTYINNAYEFVKETVAHGGTILFVGTKKQAQEPIAEQATRVGMPYVNQRWLGGMLTNFQTISKRLTRLKELEEINFDDVAGSGRTKKELLILNREKDKLEKTLGGIRDMAKVPSAVWIVDTKKEHLAVDEARKLGLPVIAILDTNCDPDEVDYKIPGNDDAIRSVTLLTRVIADAVAEGLIARSGAKTGEDTGVAGDEPLAEWERELLGGDAAQAAEQAAPEAGETAAADAPAAAEAAAPEAATDADADAKA; encoded by the coding sequence ATGGCCGTCGTCACCATGCGCCAGCTCCTCGAGAGCGGCGTCCACTTCGGGCACCAGACCCGTCGCTGGAACCCGAAGATGAAGCGCTTCATCATGACCGAGCGCAACGGCATCTACATCATCGACCTGCAGCAGTCGCTGACGTACATCAACAACGCCTACGAGTTCGTCAAGGAGACCGTCGCCCACGGCGGCACCATTCTCTTCGTCGGCACCAAGAAGCAGGCCCAGGAGCCCATCGCCGAGCAGGCGACCCGGGTCGGCATGCCGTACGTCAACCAGCGCTGGCTCGGTGGCATGCTCACCAACTTCCAGACGATCTCCAAGCGCCTCACGCGCCTCAAGGAGCTCGAGGAGATCAACTTCGACGACGTGGCCGGCTCGGGCCGCACGAAGAAGGAGCTCCTGATCCTCAACCGCGAGAAGGACAAGCTCGAGAAGACCCTCGGCGGCATCCGCGACATGGCCAAGGTCCCCTCGGCCGTGTGGATCGTGGACACCAAGAAGGAGCACCTCGCGGTCGACGAGGCCCGCAAGCTCGGCCTGCCGGTCATCGCGATCCTCGACACCAACTGCGACCCCGACGAGGTCGACTACAAGATCCCGGGCAACGACGACGCCATCCGCTCCGTCACCCTGCTGACCCGCGTGATCGCCGACGCCGTGGCCGAGGGCCTCATCGCCCGCTCCGGTGCCAAGACCGGCGAGGACACCGGTGTCGCCGGTGACGAGCCGCTGGCCGAGTGGGAGCGCGAGCTCCTCGGTGGCGACGCCGCCCAGGCTGCCGAGCAGGCCGCCCCCGAGGCCGGCGAGACCGCTGCCGCCGACGCTCCGGCTGCCGCCGAGGCCGCTGCCCCCGAGGCCGCGACCGACGCCGACGCCGACGCCAAGGCCTGA
- a CDS encoding glycosyltransferase, with translation MREVEIDAIPLDRLVSLLAPERAARLARYADRAREILAGRTIWNVNATAQGGGVAEMLQALLAYTKGAGVQTRWLVLRGDAEFFTITKRLHNVLHGMAGDGGPLGLAEQRHYHDVLAQNFEVLRPMVRPGDIVLLHDPQTAGLAGMLSEAGAHIVWRCHIGRDTPTPLTDIGWGFLRPHIEAADAFIFSRRAYAPAWVPGDRLWVIPPSLDPFSAKNAELSPADVDAALREASLVDADRDHGSLQFTRRNGSTGTVRGHRRLVLDGSPVARGARLVLQVSRWDRLKDMGGVLTGFSDHLDQFPPDVHLMLVGPDVTGVSDDPEGAEVLAECEGLWATLPAERRSRVHLVCLPMDDIDENAHLVNALQRRAAIVVQKSLVEGFGLTVTEPMWKSKPVVASAIGGIQDQIVHGQSGLLLNDPQDLDTFAKLLQDVLTDEEYARMLGTGARSRVLDLYLGDRHLTQYVDLFEQLYQRRAAPEADRGLGSGR, from the coding sequence ATGAGGGAAGTCGAGATCGACGCCATCCCCCTGGACCGCCTGGTGAGCCTGCTGGCCCCCGAGCGGGCGGCTCGCCTCGCCCGCTACGCGGACCGCGCCCGGGAGATCCTCGCGGGCCGCACCATCTGGAACGTCAACGCGACCGCCCAGGGCGGCGGTGTGGCCGAGATGCTCCAGGCGCTGCTGGCCTACACCAAGGGTGCCGGCGTGCAGACCCGGTGGCTCGTGCTGCGTGGCGACGCCGAGTTCTTCACGATCACCAAGCGGCTGCACAACGTGCTGCACGGGATGGCCGGCGACGGCGGACCGCTCGGGCTGGCGGAGCAGCGGCACTACCACGACGTGCTGGCCCAGAACTTCGAGGTGCTCCGGCCGATGGTGCGGCCCGGCGACATCGTGCTGCTCCACGACCCGCAGACCGCGGGCCTGGCCGGCATGCTCAGCGAGGCCGGCGCCCACATCGTCTGGCGCTGCCACATCGGGCGCGACACCCCGACTCCCCTGACCGACATCGGCTGGGGCTTCCTGCGGCCGCACATCGAGGCCGCCGACGCCTTCATCTTCTCGCGGCGCGCCTACGCCCCGGCGTGGGTGCCGGGGGACCGGCTCTGGGTCATCCCGCCCTCCCTCGACCCGTTCAGCGCGAAGAATGCCGAGCTGTCGCCGGCCGACGTCGACGCGGCGCTGCGGGAGGCCTCGCTGGTCGACGCCGACCGCGACCACGGCAGCCTGCAGTTCACGCGTCGCAACGGCTCGACCGGCACGGTCCGCGGGCACCGCCGGCTCGTGCTCGACGGCTCCCCGGTGGCGAGGGGCGCCCGCCTCGTCCTGCAGGTCAGCCGCTGGGACCGGCTCAAGGACATGGGTGGGGTGCTCACCGGCTTCTCCGACCACCTCGACCAGTTCCCGCCCGACGTGCACCTGATGCTGGTCGGGCCGGACGTCACCGGCGTGAGCGACGACCCGGAGGGCGCCGAGGTGCTGGCCGAGTGCGAGGGGCTGTGGGCGACGCTGCCGGCGGAGCGGCGCAGCCGCGTGCACCTGGTGTGCCTGCCCATGGACGACATCGACGAGAACGCCCACCTCGTCAACGCGCTGCAGCGCAGGGCAGCCATCGTGGTGCAGAAGAGCCTCGTCGAGGGCTTCGGCCTCACCGTCACCGAGCCGATGTGGAAGAGCAAGCCCGTGGTGGCCTCGGCGATCGGGGGCATCCAGGACCAGATCGTGCACGGCCAGAGCGGCCTGCTCCTCAACGACCCGCAGGACCTCGACACCTTCGCCAAGCTGCTGCAGGACGTGCTGACCGACGAGGAGTACGCCCGGATGCTCGGCACCGGCGCCCGTTCGCGGGTGCTCGACCTCTACCTGGGCGACCGCCACCTCACGCAGTACGTCGACCTGTTCGAGCAGCTCTACCAGCGGCGTGCGGCCCCCGAGGCGGATCGCGGGCTCGGCAGCGGCCGCTGA
- the dprA gene encoding DNA-processing protein DprA has product MPAGEREARMAWSRISEPADPRALELVREAGAEGALAAVLGGTARDGARFMPRLETLDIDHDLRVAAKVQARVVVPGDDEWPAGLDDLEVPPHCLWVRGSEHLGGACERSAAIVGARSATHYGETTANDIAAGLCERAFSVVSGAAFGIDGAAHRGALAVQGVTVAVLAGGVERAYPDAHRGLLEKIVATGAVVSEVPPGCAPTRWRFLRRNRLIAAMTRGTVVVEAGLRSGSRSTAGEATKLARVVAAVPGPVTSAVSAGCHELIRSGEAALVTDAAEVAELLGDLGTDLAPVKRGQERPEDVLGAVESVVWSALPVRAAAKVAALAVRTALAERDVLACLGRLELLGLARRDGDAWRRPARQPSG; this is encoded by the coding sequence ATGCCGGCCGGCGAGCGCGAGGCGCGCATGGCGTGGAGCCGGATCTCCGAACCGGCCGACCCCAGGGCACTCGAGCTCGTCCGTGAGGCCGGCGCCGAGGGTGCCCTGGCCGCGGTGCTCGGCGGCACCGCCCGTGACGGGGCCCGGTTCATGCCTCGGCTCGAGACCCTCGACATCGACCACGACCTGCGCGTGGCCGCGAAGGTGCAGGCCCGGGTGGTCGTCCCGGGCGACGACGAGTGGCCCGCCGGACTCGACGACCTCGAGGTGCCACCACACTGCCTCTGGGTGCGTGGGTCGGAGCACCTGGGCGGGGCCTGCGAGCGCAGCGCCGCGATCGTGGGGGCACGAAGCGCGACGCACTACGGCGAGACCACGGCCAACGACATCGCCGCAGGGCTCTGCGAGCGTGCCTTCTCGGTGGTCTCGGGTGCCGCGTTCGGCATCGACGGCGCCGCCCACCGGGGAGCGCTGGCGGTGCAGGGCGTGACCGTGGCCGTGCTCGCCGGAGGCGTCGAGCGGGCCTATCCGGACGCCCACCGCGGGCTGCTCGAGAAGATCGTCGCGACCGGTGCCGTCGTCAGCGAGGTGCCGCCCGGCTGTGCGCCGACGCGGTGGCGGTTCCTCCGACGGAACCGGCTCATCGCCGCCATGACCCGAGGCACGGTGGTCGTGGAGGCAGGACTGCGGTCCGGCTCGCGCAGCACCGCGGGCGAGGCGACCAAGCTGGCTCGGGTCGTGGCGGCAGTTCCGGGACCGGTGACTTCCGCGGTGTCCGCCGGCTGCCACGAGCTCATCCGCAGCGGCGAGGCGGCGCTCGTGACCGACGCGGCAGAGGTGGCCGAGCTGCTCGGCGACCTCGGCACCGACCTGGCCCCGGTCAAGCGGGGTCAGGAGCGGCCCGAGGACGTCCTGGGGGCGGTGGAGTCGGTCGTGTGGTCAGCCCTGCCCGTTCGCGCTGCCGCAAAGGTGGCGGCGCTCGCGGTGCGCACGGCCCTGGCCGAGCGGGATGTCCTGGCCTGCCTGGGGCGGCTCGAGCTGCTGGGCCTGGCCCGCCGGGACGGCGACGCGTGGCGGCGTCCTGCGCGCCAGCCGTCGGGATGA